The following DNA comes from Acidimicrobiales bacterium.
TGGGGACCTCGCCGGCACGCAGCCAACGCAGGCGCGAGTCGTCAGCCATCTTTCCCAGGCCGTCGGTCTGGGTCACACCATGAACGTCGGGGTAGTGCCCGGTGAAGATCGTCGGCCTACTGGGAACGCAGGCCAGCGAGCCCGTGTAGTGGCGTCCAAAGTTGAGTGCGTGTTCGTCGAACCAGGCCCGACCGGTCAGCGTTTCTGCACGCCACCGGGCGATGTCTGAGTTTTCGTACGGTGGGGCGGCGCGTTCCTCGTCGGTCATGATGACGATGACGTCGGGTCGAACGGTCATGGCCGCTGCCCTCTCCGACCCAAATGGGCTACGAGCCCTGAGAGCATCTCGTCGGATGCCGCCCCGAGCCTGCGTCCGACAATGCGTGCGATCAACTTCTGTGGGGGTCGCGGGCCGGCATCAATGTCGGTGGTCAGCCTCACCTTCGTTCCGTCTTCGGTTGGTTCGAGCCGCCAGGTGTTGGTAGCCGAGCGGATCACTGGTGGGATTCCTTTGAGGGAGTACGACAAGGTGTGTGGCTCCTCCCACTCAACGACCGTCTCTATGAGAGCTGATCGACCAACCTGCACACGACGAGTTGTACCGACATCGGATGCTCCCTCGGTGAGGAAGCATGAGTGTTCGACGTTGGGCGCCCACGAACTTATGGCCTCGAACTCGGACAGCACCTTCCAGACCTCGGTCGGTGCGGCATCGACGAGACGGGACCGCTGGATAGTGGTCATGAGGCCATGAAGTCGACGAGCAGTGCAGCCAGCAGCGGTCCCTGGTCTTCTTGGAGGAAGTGACCTGCGCCCTCGATTGTCGTGTGCGGTTGGCCTTGGGCTCCAGGAACTCTGGCCAGGAAGGGAGTTTCGCCGCCCTTGGTCACCGGATCGAGGTCACTGAACGCAACCAGGAACGGCCTTTCGAACTGTTCGAGCACCTTCCACGCCGCCTTGTTGGCGGATGCTTCCGGGTCGTCGGAGTTGGTGGGCACAAGAGACGGAAAGATCCGGGCTCCGGCCTTGTAGGAATCGTCGGGGAAAGGGGCGTCGTAGGCAGCGATGACTTCATCTGACAGGTCGCTGATACATGCGCCGTTGACGAGTTTCCCAATGGGGAACACCGGTGATTCCTGGGAGAACTTCTGCCAGGCCATGAAGGCTTCCGACCCGCCTTCACCGGTTGGTAGACCCGTGTTGCCAATGGCCACGCGTTCGTATCGGTCGGGTTGGTCGGCCACCAGCCGTAGGCCAATGAGGCCGCCCCAGTCCTGGCCGAAGAAGGTGATGTCCTGCAGATCGAGATGGTCGAAGATGAGCGACGAGGCCCAGACGACGTGACGGGCGTAGCTGTAGTCGGTCATCTCCGTCGGCTTGTCACTACGGCCGAAGCCGACGAGGTCGGGAGCGATTACCCGGTAACCGGCGGAGACCAGCGGCGGGATCATGCCGCGATAGAGGTAGCTCCACGATGGCTCTCCGTGCATCAGCAACACGACGGGACCGTTGGACAGGCCTTCGTCTAGGTAGTGGACCCTCAACGTTCCACCGTCGCCATCAGGTATTTCGGCGTAGTGCGGTTCAAACGGGTAACCGGGTAGATCGGTAAATCGGTGATCGGGCGTTCGAACAGTGTCCATGTCTCTGTTTCCTTCGGGTCTGGTCGACTCAGCTCGGGTGGACTTCGACCCTGTGCAGGTCATCGCCCAACTCGATGGTGCCGGTGAAGTGGGTAGCGGCGAGTTTGCGCCAGTCCTCGCCACCGCCGGATGGGAATGTTGGTACGTAGTGCGTGAGCACCAGGGTCTCCATGTCGGCTCGCGCCGCTGTTCTCGCAGCCTCTTCGGGAGAGGAGTGGTAGTCGAGCGTGTCTTGCAGTCTCTGCATCGGGACGTTCTCGATGACGTCCTTGCGGATGACCGTGTGGACCAGAGCCTGCGCACCAATGCACAGCCTGTCGAGGCCTTCGCATGGCACGGTGTCGCCGGCGACGACAACCGAAGCGCCGTCATAGTCGAAGCGGAATCCGATGCTGGGTTCGACCGGCTTGTGGTCTGTGGGCGCGCAGGAGACTCCTACCTGGCCGCCCAGGTCGATCTTGCCTTCGGTCACTTCGATGACCTCGACAGGGGGCCGATAGTCGAGGTCGTCGTGGTGGGCGATGCGGTAGCCAATGTCGGGTTCCAGCGAGGCGAGGATGTGGTCTACAACCGTTCGGGTCCCGATTGGACCGACGATGGTGAGCGGAGATGGTTCGAAGGTCGTGACCCATCTGGTGGTGATCACGTCGTTCAGGTCGGTGATGTGGTCACTGTGTAGATGGGTCAGTAGTACA
Coding sequences within:
- a CDS encoding SRPBCC family protein: MTTIQRSRLVDAAPTEVWKVLSEFEAISSWAPNVEHSCFLTEGASDVGTTRRVQVGRSALIETVVEWEEPHTLSYSLKGIPPVIRSATNTWRLEPTEDGTKVRLTTDIDAGPRPPQKLIARIVGRRLGAASDEMLSGLVAHLGRRGQRP
- a CDS encoding haloalkane dehalogenase, with translation MDTVRTPDHRFTDLPGYPFEPHYAEIPDGDGGTLRVHYLDEGLSNGPVVLLMHGEPSWSYLYRGMIPPLVSAGYRVIAPDLVGFGRSDKPTEMTDYSYARHVVWASSLIFDHLDLQDITFFGQDWGGLIGLRLVADQPDRYERVAIGNTGLPTGEGGSEAFMAWQKFSQESPVFPIGKLVNGACISDLSDEVIAAYDAPFPDDSYKAGARIFPSLVPTNSDDPEASANKAAWKVLEQFERPFLVAFSDLDPVTKGGETPFLARVPGAQGQPHTTIEGAGHFLQEDQGPLLAALLVDFMAS
- a CDS encoding ribonuclease Z, which encodes MLAITLLGTGSPMPDPDRAGPATLITCGTEQFLVDAGRGVLMRLGGAASSAGQLSAVLLTHLHSDHITDLNDVITTRWVTTFEPSPLTIVGPIGTRTVVDHILASLEPDIGYRIAHHDDLDYRPPVEVIEVTEGKIDLGGQVGVSCAPTDHKPVEPSIGFRFDYDGASVVVAGDTVPCEGLDRLCIGAQALVHTVIRKDVIENVPMQRLQDTLDYHSSPEEAARTAARADMETLVLTHYVPTFPSGGGEDWRKLAATHFTGTIELGDDLHRVEVHPS